In Cicer arietinum cultivar CDC Frontier isolate Library 1 chromosome 7, Cicar.CDCFrontier_v2.0, whole genome shotgun sequence, a single window of DNA contains:
- the LOC101498911 gene encoding uncharacterized protein — protein sequence MLRVQALSILCMPHPFIEFEGFGPMQDKLDTYCCNKLEIHNDDFLDFSGFVPIPDKLDAYYCTKNQTHNNVKENFEEQDYSFACTDVQGTSIFADEIFENEKIRPTLLNFDKSIIVLNALNNDASHLRPPLKKIFVEMSENSNSRSSDVSKEPHKEPLKNRTMVEVKASNECYKKSKSTGSSNLWRFRQNINLRSNSDHKDAFVLLNPSVPSKANKPKVETIVVKKRKDDINKSTLSAHEKFYVMNKMKKDSNKRKSFLPYKHHLLGIFTNMNGLSRNIHPF from the coding sequence ATGTTAAGAGTGCAGGCGCTATCAATTCTATGTATGCCTCACCCTTTTATTGAATTTGAAGGCTTTGGTCCCATGCAAGATAAACTTGATACATATTGTTGCAACAAACTAGAAATTCACAACGACGATTTTCTAGATTTTAGTGGCTTTGTTCCCATTCCAGACAAACTTGATGCATATTATTGTACCAAAAATCAAACACACAACAATGTCAAAGAAAATTTTGAGGAGCAAGATTATAGTTTTGCATGCACCGATGTCCAAGGAACGTCTATATTTGCGGATGAgatatttgaaaatgaaaaaatacgACCAACACTCCTTAATTTTGACAAATCTATTATCGTATTGAATGCACTAAATAATGATGCATCACATCTTCGACCACCGTTAAAGAAGATTTTTGTTGAGATGTCTGAAAATTCAAACTCGAGATCGAGTGATGTTTCAAAAGAACCTCATAAAGAGCCTCTGAAAAATAGGACAATGGTCGAGGTGAAGGCTTCGAATGAATGTTACAAAAAAAGTAAATCTACCGGGTCCTCAAATTTGTGGAGATTTCGACAAAACATAAACCTTCGAAGTAACAGTGACCATAAGGATGCTTTTGTTTTATTGAATCCTTCAGTGCCATCAAAGGCCAACAAACCAAAGGTAGAAACCATCGTTGTCAAAAAGAGAAAGGatgatataaataaatctaCATTATCGGCTCACGAGAAGTTTTATGTCATGAACAAAATGAAGAAAGATAGCAATAAACGAAAATCATTTTTGCCTTACAAGCACCATTTACTTGGGATCTTTACCAACATGAATGGATTGAGTAGGAACATACACCCCTTTTGA
- the LOC101498575 gene encoding uncharacterized protein has translation MVEVKALNECYEKSNSTGSSNLWRFRQNINLRSNSDRKDAFVLLNPSVPSKANKPKVETIVVKKRKDDINKSTLSAHKKFYVMNKMKKDSNKRKSFLPYKHHLLGIFTNMNGLSRNLHPF, from the coding sequence ATGGTCGAGGTGAAGGCTTTAAATGAGTGTTACGAGAAAAGTAACTCTACCGGGTCCTCAAATTTGTGGAGATTTCGACAAAACATAAACCTTCGAAGTAACAGTGACCGTAAGGATGCTTTTGTTTTATTGAATCCTTCAGTGCCATCAAAGGCCAACAAGCCAAAGGTAGAAACCATCGTTGTCAAAAAGAGAAAGGatgatataaataaatctaCATTATCGGCTCACAAGAAGTTTTATGTAATGAACAAAATGAAGAAAGATAGCAATAAACGAAAATCATTTTTGCCTTACAAGCACCATTTACTTGGGATCTTTACCAACATGAATGGATTGAGTAGGAACCTACACCCTTTTTGA